The DNA sequence ATTACCTTGTATGATTagccaacaaaaaaaatcatagATCCACTGGTTATAGGCCACTATTTTTCCTTTGAACAGTGTTTCCACAGTCTCCTCCCGCACTTCTTCGCGCATAGCCCTTTCAAAGAAGACTCGCAAAGCTTTTTGTGTGCTAGGACTCCCGTGTACCCTTTGTTTCAATATCATCTCGAGAAGTTGTCCTTCTGTTTTCGGCGTAATAGCTGCTTGAGCCCCAGGATTGAAAAAGCTCTCTGGGGGGTTGGTatctgcctctgcttcaaCGAGCAATTTCAccatctcttcgtcttcttgtaTTATAGCGGCCTGGAGAGCATTACCGTAGATTTCTGTTTTAGAATTGACATCCGCTCCTTCGTCAAGCAGCAATTGTACAGCATCTGTCTCGCCTTTAATTGCAGCTGCACAGAGAGCATTGCCGTAAGGTCCTCCTTGGGCATTAACATTTGCCCCTTTTTGGAGTAGCATTCTTATAACGTCATTATTACCCTCTGTTGCAGCTGCACAAAGAGCATTTCCAAAAGGCCCACCTTGAGCATTAACATCTGCTCCTGCCTCAAGTAGAATTTGCACAATTTTTTCATCGTCTTTCGCTGCAGCTACACAAAGAGCACTGCCGTAAGGCCCGCCTCGAGCATTAACATCTGCTCCTCCTCTGAGCAGCAGttcagttttttttctattgccctcttctgcagctgcatgaaGTGCATAACCAAACATGCCTCCTTGGGCATTGATATCTGCTCCTTTTTCGAGCAGTATTTTCACtatctcgtcgtcgtcgtcgtcttcattgtcgtcgtcgtcttcattgtcttcgtcttcgtcttcatcttcatcgtcgtcgtcgtcgtcgtcgtcgtcatcttcgtcatcgtcttcgtcttcatcttcgtcgtcttcatcttcgtcgtcttcatcgtcgtcgtcttcattgttCGCTGCAGCTGCCTGGAGTGCATAGCCCAAGATCCCTCCTTTGGCGTTTACATCTGCTCCTGCTTCAATCAGTATTTCCACTATTCCTTTGTTGACCACTGCAGCTACACAAAGAGCACTTCCGTAAAGCCCGCCTTGAGCATTAACATCTGCTCCTTTATTGATCAGCAGTTCCGCTATCTCCTTATCGCCTTTTGATGCAGCGACCTGGAGTGCATAACCAAAGTGGCCTCCTTGGGCGTTTACATCTGCGCCTGCCTCAATCAACAATTTCACTATTTCCTTGTCACCCCCGAATACAGCGGCCTGGAGTGTAGAGCCAAGAGCCCCTCCTTGAGTGTTGATGTTGACCTTCTTATCAAGAAGAGCTGTTGTAAGTCTCGTGTACCCATGAAACGCTACTATGTGCGGTAAACTGACTCCTCTGGCACATCCGGAGCCAGGAAACTCTTCAAAAGAATTGTGAAGAAGCCTCAATTTTTCCAAAGTATCGGGCTCTTCTAATAAGCGTTGTAAAAATCCGGCTTGTCCGACTTGGTTTTTatccgcttcttctgcatGGGCGAGAAGATAGACAGACGCATATTCCAAAAACGGATAGGAAGAACCAAGAGCCTTTATTTGCTTCCGATCTGTTGCTGATTGAAACGTGTCCTCC is a window from the Trichoderma atroviride chromosome 5, complete sequence genome containing:
- a CDS encoding uncharacterized protein (EggNog:ENOG41) yields the protein MAAPTVSAGNHGNGPQNVKTGDGHQNNNNAQGLQINNSTVHFGINESKTNEAPIPSKEKEACLRSLSFEYMDARRENISLAHPRTCDWFFETSQFQQWRHRDNLQNHNGVLWIKGHPGTGKSTLMKHTLMHLEEEFSETHIIAAHFFNARGDSSEQTPLSMLRSLLYQLIEKERSIHQHFAPLFRNKEQKFKTNWKWQESDLKNFMLSEIQHYQSKPLIILVDALDECEEAHVRDVVGFLEELSIKAIGVGVALYVCLSSRHYPHIRMEKHLQLVVENSSEHNEDIVIYTRDKLTTKDEEIEEELLEKASGVFMWAVLVIKLLNKAYDEGRIEAMHKTLHDVPRDLEQVFEALLIRDNPNKHETIFMLQFVLLAERPLRPEELYFATLAKTSTEKIKPWDQSKITLDDIRRRITNSSRGLIEVRNSEENEVQFIHKSVNDFLTRNKRLQKLDPALKVNGLGSSHECLRSCCMAYLMEDTFQSATDRKQIKALGSSYPFLEYASVYLLAHAEEADKNQVGQAGFLQRLLEEPDTLEKLRLLHNSFEEFPGSGCARGVSLPHIVAFHGYTRLTTALLDKKVNINTQGGALGSTLQAAVFGGDKEIVKLLIEAGADVNAQGGHFGYALQVAASKGDKEIAELLINKGADVNAQGGLYGSALCVAAVVNKGIVEILIEAGADVNAKGGILGYALQAAAANNEDDDDEDDEDEDDEDEDEDDDEDDDDDDDDDDEDEDEDEDNEDDDDNEDDDDDEIVKILLEKGADINAQGGMFGYALHAAAEEGNRKKTELLLRGGADVNARGGPYGSALCVAAAKDDEKIVQILLEAGADVNAQGGPFGNALCAAATEGNNDVIRMLLQKGANVNAQGGPYGNALCAAAIKGETDAVQLLLDEGADVNSKTEIYGNALQAAIIQEDEEMVKLLVEAEADTNPPESFFNPGAQAAITPKTEGQLLEMILKQRVHGSPSTQKALRVFFERAMREEVREETVETLFKGKIVAYNQWIYDFFCWLIIQGNYVDDAARMVEKGANVNAYKESYPIGPIAAVLSDAEEVAAVLLDKGG